The DNA window AATCACAAGTAACTTTATTATTGACCAgattaataaaaattatcatttactctatgctttaaattttaactCCTGTTATACTGCAGAATTTAACATCATACAATAACATGTATGTTTTGATAATTCATCTATGTATTCTAGATCAAACTTATTTTGGACAAAATTTAGcacaggaaaaaaaattgtcatactGTATTTATATAAAGGTAGACTGCAATATGTATGCATCAATTAGAGTGAATCTAtgattgtattttaattaaattattgtaGATAAACCCCTACCATCTTGCCATCTCCACACAGCTATTTGATGATCATCTGCCAAGTCTACTGACACAATGTACTTCCCTGTACAGGAGAAATCGACTGAGCATACTCCACGAGAGTGACCTCCCCTTAACATGGACTTGGTTTCCTTGGTGACAGCATCCCACACATGTATGGATGGAGGATTTCCAATCTGACCCGAGGCAACGATGTTCTTAAACTTGCTGTGCTGGTTGACCGCTAGACATATGATGTCATCTGTGTGTTCCAGGTAGAAACTTTGATTTCCTGAAACCATGACAACAATGCCATAAGTACATATGAACATATTTCTCcaaataaactttatatgtGTCCACCAACATTGTGGAATTTAGAGGACAAGAAGTGTCTGGTAAACAAACATTCTGTATCACACAAGCCAGCAAAATGAGCATGACATGCATGCTGAACCAAGACACATGGGGTACACCACTTCCTTGTAGTTTCTGTCATCAAGGATTCCTTTTTTTATAACACAATGAAGATTTGTCAACATAGGTCCTGTAGGTGTGTAGTTTCATTACGTGTTAGACGATAGGCAATCTATTACCTGTGGACAGATTCTGAACAATTCCGGCGCCGGCAGCATGGAACACAATGTCTGCCCCATCATTGATGTAGTGTAGGTTGTTCCTGGAATCAAATCCTCTGTAGCCGTGGACATACTCCAACTGTAAATCCTGTGGGACAATCAAAGATCTCATACATCATcattcaatcaaaattgttatcCTTTTAGAgccatgtttatatttattttcaattgaaaagcATGGGGAAAATAAAGCTTCTAATTCTAAATATTACcaaacaattttgataaaaagattGTTAGCATTCTTTGTTAAGTCTAGGACAGTCTAGCCCACGCTTACATTGACAGGGGTGATCTTCTTGCGTTTGGAGCCTGTGGACGGGATCTCCACCCGCTGTACCTTGGGAGGGATAGGAGCATTCCTACTGACACTGGGTCTGTTAAAACAAACTTATAAATATGTATTccaacataaaaaatatcattgtctTTTAAAACACGTATGCATGAAGGATTAGAAATTTTGTTCCAAATTCATGAAGATGTATCAGCTGCAAACTTAGcactgttcattttaaaaaatgcattaaccAGGAATATCCAACTGATACGCTGCAAGgtacagatatacatgtacatgttattcaattaaatcacatatacatgtattgccatTAAAGCTGATATATGTAGTACAGTGTATTAAATCTATTCAAGGACTTATTAATTTGCTATTTGTTAAGTGTTAACCACTTACTTCTCCACCTCGGCGTGCTCCTGTAGGTGTGGTTTGGTGCCCTCTTTCTCTCGGATTGGGTTGACATAAATCTTTGTGTTGTAGTCTATATTCTTTTCTCGTTCAACATCACTGTCATATCCTGTTTAGAacagaggtttttttttaaaccatattagggaatatattgaaattatgaatttctgGATTTTGTGGTAACACACTACCATACCATTAAAAACATACTTGTCTTCGTCGAAACTATTCCTTCTCCACTTGTAACacacataattaaatttttctttacctCCCTCTTCCTCAGAATCAGTGTCCGAGTCATCGCTCTCTCCACATGTGGTGTTTCTGTCCGCCGCAGAGCTACACTGCCACACCATGACCGCAGTATCTGCCCCACCGGTCGACACCAGCAGCTTGTCGTCAGCCGACCATCGCACATTGGTCACATGGGCTGAGTGACCTACATACCGCTTATGTTTGGCAAACTTTCCCTGGAATTTTTGGTATCATGATAACCAATGGAAATGGGGACAGTTTTCCAATTATCAAGTCTCATATGTATGCAGACATTTTAAATTGTTGTGTTCTAAATTCTTTAAGCATCAGATATTGGTtgtaaacatattaatttttaatgtaaatcatCCCATCACTATCaatattaatgttgagaaaATATTCATCCACACAGTATTAATTGAACACACAGAAATTCACATACCCAGATTTCATTTCTGATTATAACCTTAAGTTAACCAACCTTGACTGGATACTGGAACAGCTTGACAAACCCAAAGTCATCTCCAGTGGCCAGGAGTTGTCTGTCCTTGGAGAGACAGGTGGCATTGACATCTGTGATGTCACTCTTCGGTGGCCAGATCCCCTCACACGTCTTCCCTAGAACACAGGTCCATGTGGCCCAGTTAAGTTTCTCCACCTCTGAGTTACTAAGCGTCAGTCTCTTACCCCGGGGCGCTTCATAAAACAGCTGTTCCTTTGCCCCAGTGTTCACCATCAACAATTTTCCTGTAAACAGAACATATCCTTTTTAATCCAACCACAATCCAATCTATAAACCGGTTTTAACAACTTTCCTAAAAGTCAATCCAACCCATTGTAAGTCAGTTACTAAAGgtattgaaaattcaaatttaccgGTAATATATGATGCATACAATCTTAGATTATGGAGgaaaaattctaaatttctGTGATAAATCTTAGCACAAAAATGCTGATCATTAAAACGAAAGGACATCTTGTGTCCTTCCCCCTGGTTTTCCCTAGGGGTCGGGGTTTTATCGCTAGCCTCTGACTAACCTGCCCCATCCCAGTCCACGTGGGTGATGTAACTGGAGGCCGCCTTGCAGGTCCCCACTCTCTTCTTACTGAGCACGTTGTAAATGTCCACAAAGTTGTCATGGGAAGCCACAGCCAGGTACTTGCCTTCTCCTGAAAATACAGCCAGGTAATGTCACGAACAAAAATTACAGCAAGTCTTTTTTATTCATAGAAACTATAGCAAGTATGTAATCAAGAGACGCTTAGCATTATTTTACCAGATGATTATTGAATGACTTTTAGGGGTTTAATTAGTGTTGCCCAGAGTTTTTTTCTGTCGCAGAGAAAAATATGACATGGGGAAAAGGCAGTTGGTGACTTGCGAGTGGGTGTTCTGTAGAAATCCCTTACCTGGAGAGAACTTAATGTCAGAGATTTCCTCTTTTCTGTGATGGAACGAGATCACTTCCTCCATATTCTCTCCATTTACAACCATGAAGCTTCCTTCAATAATTACAAAGAAACATACACGATAGTTTGACAAATTTCTGAAGTGATGTATCAACTGGTTTAGATATTCTTCACACTGAATCTAACCATATGATGTTTACAAATTACAGACATATTCATCCTTGTCAAAACATTATTACTGCAAGAGAGATCAAAATCCAAACACTTTCTCcagctatgaaataaaaatagaagaTCAAATTCTTAATTCTTTTCTCTTTAGATTTACAACGTTTACTGTGTTCTCACCATCTTTCTGACCGACAGCCAGAAATTTGCCATCAGAAGAGAAGCCGACACTCCTTCCGGCCTGTTTAAGGATCTTGTAGCTGATCATCTTGTGTTCAGTAGCCAGGTCCCACACCCTAAGAGTCTTGTCGTCACTGACCGTGGCACAAATCGGCTTTGTGGGGTGCATACCAAGGCCCCACAGCTCTCCCTGCATGTGACCCTTCAATCAAAGAAACACAAAATTGAACTACATTTACTCTGTATAACTACATGCTAAACAATGATTGACTATTTAACAtatgaaatgtatttataaaccaATTATAATCAAATCAATATGTGTACATGTCTCTCCAAGCTTAATAGtaactacaaaaaaaaacaagagaaatGCATTTGGCACACAGACATTTTGGTATAATGATATGCAGaagcttaataaaaaaaatacctaaaAAAACTTTACTTATCTTTCTGAAAAGGTCAAGCAGTTCATCACTGTGTTCTTGTTTTGCCTGTAGGAGTTTTGTCCCTTACCTGAGCCAGGATTGTCATGGGGCCACCCTTGTCCACCTCCAGCACCTCTCCATTCTTGGTTCCCACCAGGATCTTGCCATGACCCAGGACAATGGCCCTAATGGGGGGCAGGTCTGTCATCAGTACGCCCCGCGAGGACTGCTCGATCCCTGACTTCTTGATGTAGTATTGCTTCAGACAGCGCTCAAACTGGTCGTCCCACAGACCTATCATCCCGTCCTTACCACCTGTTACAAAACCCTGAAAGAAAATTAGCTTGTAATTGATAATGGATTCAAAGTATCATCTGTATGCAATGATATACCAAATGGGAATCTGTCAAATTTTACTGCAGTAGTAGACTGGTTTTCTAGAGATTTTTCTAAAATCCTCTCTCTTCTATAGAAAAAAgattcattaaatttttaatacatgtacataaattacactttaatttaacaattaattCACCTTTACAAGaacaatttaaacattattttgtaaaatgactTCAATTCGATTCAGAGTCTAACCTTATCCAGAGAATGCATGGCAAAGAGTGGGCCTTCGTGTGCCTTCACAGATTTTTGAAGGGTGGAATCTTTCCATATAAAAACATTGCCATCACTTCCTCCCGAGAAACTGATGTCTGACGCCCTCCCAAATGCTACACACAGCATGTCACATGACTTGGACACATTTCCAAAAGTACCGCGAGTGGAAGTGAAACCACCACCTAAAATAGATTCATGACTTAGAAAATCcatcttaaatacatgtactgatatactgtacatgtacacaagtaaaaaattaaggttATCCATGCACTAAACATctaatatgtatatacatttagcTCAAGTTCCTTAAATTCTgttcataataattttttctatactCAATGTTCAAACATTCATGTCAGTTTTCCCTTACCCGCTTGAGTCCAGAACTTGATGTGTTTAACTCCCACTGTAATCAGCTTGTTGGCTTCAAATGGATTCCACTTAATGACAAATATCTTATCCTTATGACCCctgaaaaagagaaaaatgtataattagCAAGCAATTTCTATGTGTGAAGAAAACTGAAATGCAAACACTATTTTGTATATACAAGgataaattcattttgtttgtgCAAATAGCTTCAGGCACTACAGAGATTTCACCTTATCAAAATTTACTCCAAGTTTATTTTCAGTACAAGACTACCAGTATATATGATAAACATGTACTGCATGTACTGCTTTGAATTGGACTGGTTCAAAAGTCCATCATGCATGTGGCCAAATAGGAATATGTCTGGTAAGTATAGAATAAATGGACATGACTGAACATATTTACTGtactttaaacagtcagtatcTGATGAAATAAACAGTACCTTGTGGTGGCCAGTTTCTCTCCCTTCCTCCAGTCCCAGACCACGATACAGTGGTTATCATCCAGGCCTACAGATGCCAGCTTCTTACCGTCCCCTGAAATAATATCAAAGGTTTATTGCATTAAAATCAAGTTCCCTGGTTATCAATGACATTCCATACATGTGTTGACAACTgaaacaaagaaatttttctttcattcaacaaaaaaatatatatctataacaTGATGTATATGACTCCTTCaagatttttcaacaaaacATCTTCTCTCTGATGTATCCATTAAACAGTTTACCATGAAATTAATGGTTTCTTTATAcactactacatgtatgtaaaaggAATATACTGTACCTGAGAAATCTACAGCACACACTCCCCTTTGATGCTGTCCTTTTAAAATAGAGGCAGTCTTCAAAGTCTCTGCATCCCACACATGAACTGACGGATCTCGACCAACCTGCAGAGACAAATAAAAACACATTATAAGAATTAATgctcaattacatgtattaaaaatatttattattttttaaattaatatcatttgAGTCATCAGTTCAAAAATTGGAGAAAAAACCCCAAATGGTCCATCATGTAAGTTAGaaacaaaatgataatatttgCACCTGCAAAATAAATAGTATATTGTTATGCTGTatgattttgaatgaattgaGAGGACTCTACAGTATCCATTCTtcacaacagagagagagagagagagagagagagagagagagagagagagagagagagagagagagcgctaCCCACCTGTCCTGTGGCCACAAGGTCTTTGATGGGGTGAATACACAGACAAAGGATGTCATCTGTGTGCTCTGTGTAGAACTTCTGCGAGTGCTTGTCCctgttgtaaacaatgccgGCGGCAGCTACGTGGTACACTACCTCACCGTTCTGGGTGTAGAATAAGTTATTGCGGCAGTCGTAGCCACGATACCTGCAAACAAGTCAATTAATTATAAACTTAAATGAACAGGACCAAAtctgtattaaaataaaatctttgaaGACAATGAGCTGAAACtgcacttaaatttttttgaaatacaatcTAATGAGATTATAATCATAAACCTAAAATCATAAAtctatatacagtaaaacttggttaTAGCAAACACACCTATAATGCATTGACGTTTAcagtgaagtgattttcattccaaGTGACTTtaatacatgttgtaaacttgacggttATAAAGAACTACGcttataatgaaaatataaacaccTGTCCCTGGCACTTTGTTATAAGCGTACTTGTAAACTTTTTGGATATAGATTTCCCTATTAAAGTTATGAACcaatgtacaagtacatacCCATGGATAAATTGGAGTTTGAGTCCTGCTGTAGGACCTCTCTTCCGTTTCTGTCCTGCCTGTAGTTCGTCTTTAGTCAGTTTCCTGATTTTAGCAGCATCCTCCTTGTAGATGGCCCTGGAATACACCACCTGCTTCTCTGCCTCCAGATCTGAGTCCATGTCGGCCACATCGGATAAATCAGAATCACTCTCCTCGCTGTTAGAGTCCACAAAACCTGTCAAATCGATCCAACATTAATAGATACTAAAGTCAAAGaaccaaaaatatttacttCTGTAAATATTTGTGCACATAACAGTATATCACACTCAGTTTAACTGCAGTTTTCATATGCATATAACACCAGTTTTACAAAATGTCCACATGATAATCAACTTTAGGAGAGTACACTTGGATTACCCACCTGACTGGGGGTCGGGCTCACTGCTCCCGTCCGCCAGGAACTTCCACTGGAACACCGCATGGTCTGCCCCGCCTGTCGTGATAACCCGCGTCTTGTCATGGGAAAATCTCACATTGGTCACATGAGCCGAGTGTCCAACATATTTCCTGAACTTTGCACCTTAAATcagaatacaaaacaacataaataaattttacctccttttcacaattttacttgatttacatgtaatgactGATATAGTTCTTTAAGGCACAGTACTGAATACCTTTTTTCAAACAAGGAAACTTGAACAGTTTGACGAGACCGAAATCATCCCCCGTGACCAGAACCTCTCCCTGGAAGTAAGCGTCCACCGCGTTCACGTCGTTTGTGTCTGTGTACTTCTCCCAGATGCCGTTGACCTCATTTCCAAGGACCCCGGTGAATGTGTACCAGTGTATGCTGGAGATCTCTTCTCTGTTAGTCACCTGTTTCCCAGCTATTGAAACCAAACAGTTACACTCAGTACAGACAGCTCTTACTTATCAAAACAGATTTTAAGACATAATGTGTATTGTAAATGTGGGTACTGGTATATCTTATTTGCAACACTCACGCTATACATGTAAAGAAAGGGATATTTTGGGGGAATTATAAAAAGGTAGGATTATTCCAAAATTAACATACACGTAAATACTAtctacagtgtacatgtatgcttataATTTTTGAGAGTTTTTAGTCTCAAATAATGAAAGTCACAAACATTTTAATGTGAACATTACTCTTTGCTTTAAGAAAATAACATGCTCTTCATGATAATCATTTTTGACTATTATCTGCAATCTTTCAAACTTTCCAATGAACTGTAAGCTACAATTAGGTACATGTTTTAACACTTTTTATCTAAACAAATACTTAACACACCTGGCATTTTAAAGAAGAGTCTCTCCGCCGCCCCGCTGTTTGTCTGTAGGTAGTTACTGTCCGTGGACCAATCAATGTGGGTGATGAAGCTGGAGCTACCGCGACACGTCCCCAGCAGTTTGTACCGCTGCTCCGTGGAGTAAATGTCCACAAAGTTGTCGTTGGAGGCGACGGCAAGGTACTTCCCGCACGGAGAGAACTTCATCTCATGGATCACCTCCTTCCTGTCCTTTAGGTGGATCACCTCCGACAAATCTCTGGAAACATCAAACACACTCAAGTCACAATAATTCACAAATGCTTCTTTCTCttgatttttatcattaaccttatattaaacatttataaattcaaTGATTTGTGGGGTCAGTTTTTAAGGCATTTCCAAATATAACAGGTTTATGGAGAAACCCCAATAATTACACATATTTCATAGAACATGTAAATTAGGTTCAAAACTGAAGCCAACACACTAACAAAAACATACCTAGTTTTTAGGACCATGAACGATCCATCAGTGAGACCCAATGCAATATGGCTTCCATCTGCATCAAAAGCACAGCTCCTGATCTTCTGGTCCACCGACACCTTTGAGATCGCCTCAAAATTGTTCATGTTCCAGAGCCTGAAATTATTTTACACTCATCAGGAGTCTTCTGTTTACTCTAATAGTCCAGGATAAATACAAGTACTCTCAATTTGtgttggaagaaaaaaaatgtttaattcatACCTTAACGTCTGGTCATCACTTCCAGTTGCAAAGATGGGCTTCTTTGGATGCACGGCTAAGGCCCATAACTCTCCCTCTGCGTGGCCATCAACAATACAGCGGGGTTTGTCCCGGTCTCGTACAATCACCTCAAATATCTGACTGTCCTGTGTCCCGATCAGAACTCTATCCCCCCGCCAACACACACTGCGCACCGACAGgcctgaagaaaaaaaaagaactatgaaaagCTATAGATTTTTCCCTTTAAAAAAGTTTCTCTCCAACTTAagcattaaaaatgtatacaatataataacaatgtgtacatgtatatccagtTATACTTGTAACTATTCATCTAATCTACCTTTATATCCGACAGGTGAGTTAGACAAATTTACACTAGTCACAGGTTTGAAGTCTGGGTCCCACAATCTGACAGTTCCATCCTTGCCCCCTGTGCTATAACCATCTTCAGACATGTCCAATGTAAATATTGCACCCTATAAAGACAATTTTTAAGATAACTTCAAACTACAAACTGAATGTCTATGCTGCACAAACATAGATGTATATATAGTGTGTAAACATGCACTTCTTTGTAATGTACaccatacatgtgtatatagcaTGAACATATCAATTATTAACATTGTCAAATGTAAAGGCACATGAATTTAGAATACACATGCACCAATCACTGATTAGTATCTAATTCAATTTACTGTAGCTAAATTTTTTGAAGACTTTGCAACATAAATGTAAACTATTTTTTAGAGAGACTCAAAGcctctttttctttcatttcttttagCTTTAATTCtagttttacatttaaaaattgatggttcacttctttccaaaaaaaatctaGCAGCTGACTTACTTGATGAGCAGCTGGAATGACTCTGTCCAAGTTGTTTCCTCTCCAGACATAAATATCTCCAGCCAGAGTTCCGGAGTATGTCGTGTCATCCGGCCCGAAGGCCAGACACATGATGGTTTGGATTTCCCCTGTCTTTCCAAACACTCCTTTCTTGGCAGTGAGAGCGTTCCCACACAGAGACCAGAACTTGATGTGTTTCACACCACAGCTGACCAAAGAATTCTCAGCGTAGGGATTAAACTGGACATCAAACACCTACAAAGAGAAATTCATCTTCGTACATAGTCTCCACAACATAGTCCTTGAAATGTTCATCTGCATGTACATTAACTTTGTAGCAGattttcatcattaaaataatccatGAAGACAACATACACATTAAGCAATCAGAAGTTTGGCAATTTCAGTTAatacataattgatttaatCAGTCTGGTAGGACTACAAATGTATGTCTTTAAATACCTTTATGAATATTATCAACTTTTTAACAAACTATTGACCCTGATCTGAAGTTCTGAATTCTCACTAACCCCACCTAATGACTGGAAGGAACCCTCCCTCAATGTATATGTACTTACCCTGTCTGAATGTCCCCTGACAGTTGCTAGGATCTTGCCTTTTCTCCAGTCCCATACATTGATAGTAGCATGCTGGTCTAAGCCCACAGAAACCACACGCTGAAATAAAGAAGTGATGTACAAACAGCATGTGTCTGAATCTGATTCAATGAATTAAATAAAGGCACCCAGTGTGACTCTTATTGTGTTTGTTAAATTCATTGTCTAAATGGAAAAAAgtctaaatagaaaaatatttgttttgtacCGAGTTCAAATTTTGATACATAAAGACTAATTTTCTTACCCCTCCTTCTTCATCAAATCCTACAGCAGCCACGCCATTCTGGTGTCCATCCTGGAGAATGGACACCGTCTCCATTGTAGTTGTGTCCCACACACAGATGAAGGGATTCTTTCCAGTTTGTCCGGTGGCAACCATAGTTTTGTCAGGATGGAGAGCCAAACTgttagataaaaatatataatgatatgaCTTTCAGGGGCACTTTCTGCCAAAAAGACACCTGGGAAGAGCGACAGTCAGGATGGcagaattaaataaatatttaaggcatttaacttttatttcttcaaattcaGGCTTAGTAAAGTTATGCTAAGCTTTTACACTGGGTAACTTTTCACGTCTCCTTCTATTAAGGATTTCTTTAATTTCTCTCTGTGTTCTGCATGATATCATTATACagtaatttaataaattcacTGGTGTGAGCTGTTGTTTGACTAATTGGCTTAAATCTAGTTTAAACATCAATAAGGAGGCAACTTAAACCGAGGAAATTCGAAATGGCTACAGCATTTCACCTAACAACCACAATTGTTCGTATCAAAACTCTGTAGATGATATTGTTAAGACTGATTATATGTAATCTTATGATGCTAACCACAAAATATCGTCATCGTGTCCCAAAAAGAAGCGTTGTTTATGTTCCCTAGGGTTGTAAACAATCCCCACACCGGCTACAAAATAGGTAACTTCTTTGCTGGCCGTGTAATAGAGATTGTTGCGACATTGGTGGCCTCTATAACCGAACACCCACTCCAGCCGCAGTTGGCTCTTTGGTGCAGTTTTGGTCGCCATTCTGCAAGATTCTGGCGAATCATGCACCAACAAGAATCGACATTTCCACCAGCCGCGTTCAGTGAGGAATTCCCCCCACGTGACTTTGGACGACGAATCAAATTTGTGGTGGAGTTCCCATCTCATCAACCGAACCCGATCGAATATTTGCTTTTAATTGCATGTTGATAGTCAGTTCATAATTAATTGTCTGTAACATGAGCACTTCcttgtttttaactttttgtgtTTGCAAATGTGTCCTCTTTAGCAATCAGATCTTTTAAAAAGCTTTAGCCATGATAACGGctgagattttttaaaatattttattttttttttatctgggaTTAAGTGGTTTCaagaactagagcagagctcgtggcaaagccacgagtaggtcttccgttgttgctgcgagttgaaaatatatgtgatatggtgtcaaacgattataattactaaactttcagttctgcttttgttataaaaacgtgttgtgattgaaagcctgcatataaaacgtgttttgaaaaagaaaataagaaaatgttttgggaaaactatttgtcgcacacagtttatgtaatcgtaacaaccattatttaaaaaatgagatatttactggcaagttaaattttcagagggtagcaagcattgtaatgaacagtatgtactcatgtgtcatgtcaggaattgtggttttgtgtttttttttaaaccgaacccgtttacaaaacacgtaaccttttctctaagataacttctttatttaaatatttgtaaatttttgaagacaatgtgcaatttagaattgttgcgtgctgacaaaatttacagaccctgaaacgtactactacaacaaaaaagcgtgcgacttacgtgcgaaAAACGTTTCGTATTAACCTTTTAGCGTtccgtgtgaatcgtgaagcgtttcgtgtaaaccgtttagcgtttcggacaaagcgtgca is part of the Crassostrea angulata isolate pt1a10 chromosome 3, ASM2561291v2, whole genome shotgun sequence genome and encodes:
- the LOC128176513 gene encoding echinoderm microtubule-associated protein-like 6, whose protein sequence is MATKTAPKSQLRLEWVFGYRGHQCRNNLYYTASKEVTYFVAGVGIVYNPREHKQRFFLGHDDDILCLALHPDKTMVATGQTGKNPFICVWDTTTMETVSILQDGHQNGVAAVGFDEEGGRVVSVGLDQHATINVWDWRKGKILATVRGHSDRVFDVQFNPYAENSLVSCGVKHIKFWSLCGNALTAKKGVFGKTGEIQTIMCLAFGPDDTTYSGTLAGDIYVWRGNNLDRVIPAAHQGAIFTLDMSEDGYSTGGKDGTVRLWDPDFKPVTSVNLSNSPVGYKGLSVRSVCWRGDRVLIGTQDSQIFEVIVRDRDKPRCIVDGHAEGELWALAVHPKKPIFATGSDDQTLRLWNMNNFEAISKVSVDQKIRSCAFDADGSHIALGLTDGSFMVLKTRDLSEVIHLKDRKEVIHEMKFSPCGKYLAVASNDNFVDIYSTEQRYKLLGTCRGSSSFITHIDWSTDSNYLQTNSGAAERLFFKMPAGKQVTNREEISSIHWYTFTGVLGNEVNGIWEKYTDTNDVNAVDAYFQGEVLVTGDDFGLVKLFKFPCLKKGAKFRKYVGHSAHVTNVRFSHDKTRVITTGGADHAVFQWKFLADGSSEPDPQSGFVDSNSEESDSDLSDVADMDSDLEAEKQVVYSRAIYKEDAAKIRKLTKDELQAGQKRKRGPTAGLKLQFIHGYRGYDCRNNLFYTQNGEVVYHVAAAGIVYNRDKHSQKFYTEHTDDILCLCIHPIKDLVATGQVGRDPSVHVWDAETLKTASILKGQHQRGVCAVDFSGDGKKLASVGLDDNHCIVVWDWRKGEKLATTRGHKDKIFVIKWNPFEANKLITVGVKHIKFWTQAGGGFTSTRGTFGNVSKSCDMLCVAFGRASDISFSGGSDGNVFIWKDSTLQKSVKAHEGPLFAMHSLDKGFVTGGKDGMIGLWDDQFERCLKQYYIKKSGIEQSSRGVLMTDLPPIRAIVLGHGKILVGTKNGEVLEVDKGGPMTILAQGHMQGELWGLGMHPTKPICATVSDDKTLRVWDLATEHKMISYKILKQAGRSVGFSSDGKFLAVGQKDGSFMVVNGENMEEVISFHHRKEEISDIKFSPGEGKYLAVASHDNFVDIYNVLSKKRVGTCKAASSYITHVDWDGAGKLLMVNTGAKEQLFYEAPRGKRLTLSNSEVEKLNWATWTCVLGKTCEGIWPPKSDITDVNATCLSKDRQLLATGDDFGFVKLFQYPVKGKFAKHKRYVGHSAHVTNVRWSADDKLLVSTGGADTAVMVWQCSSAADRNTTCGESDDSDTDSEEEGGYDSDVEREKNIDYNTKIYVNPIREKEGTKPHLQEHAEVEKPSVSRNAPIPPKVQRVEIPSTGSKRKKITPVNDLQLEYVHGYRGFDSRNNLHYINDGADIVFHAAGAGIVQNLSTGNQSFYLEHTDDIICLAVNQHSKFKNIVASGQIGNPPSIHVWDAVTKETKSMLRGGHSRGVCSVDFSCTGKYIVSVDLADDHQIAVWRWQDGVKVASAPGHNQRIFRAEFRPDSDSQFVSVGVKHVKFWSVAGSELVGKRGILTDAGTGTKIKTLHTMLSVAFGANNLTFTGAMNGDVYVWKDTTLTRLVPKAHNGPVFTMFTTLRDGFIVTGGKEGSGKDNGPVKLWDQEMMRRRAFPLTETGNKIDVVKSVCRGKGKILVGTKDNTVLEITEKNAAVQVLVAGHGEGEVWGLDTHPLAAKFATSSYDGSVRIWDLANKSLVGKLTVSAARSVAFSLDGELIAVGCKNGEFLVFSANDLKLLGKRRDRSGAINDIRFSPDKKHLAVGSEENCVDFYDLSSGPALNRSGYCKGIPSFVIQMDFSADSRYIRVSTGAYIHQVFEVPSGKIIEDQKIIDSITWASWTSVLGKEVVGIWPKDSSNADVNCAHLSHLGTALATGDDFGFVKLFDFPCSEVNAPHKSFVGHSAHVTNVRFSFDDKYLISTGGDDCSIFVWRCL